DNA from Streptomyces sp. NBC_01476:
CTACCAGGACGAGGGCAGCCGTTACTGGCACACCACGCAGAACGCCTTCTGCGACGTGGCCTACCAGTGGCTGCTGCTCAACCACGGCATGGACATCACCGCGGACCACAACTTCACCACCACCTCCGCCTACAGCGCCCAGTTCAACAGCACCGACGACACCATCAGCGGCAACACGACCGTCGACAGCTGCGCCCAGCTCCCGGCCTCCATCGTGAAGAACGCCGGCCTGGAGCCCGCCTACCAGCACCTCGACCCCGACCCGGTGAGCACCGACCACCAGGCGCCCACCGCGCCCGGCACTCCCACCGCCGTCGCCGACTTCCCGACCGTCGCCGACCTCAGCTGGCCGGCCGCGACCGACAGCACCGGCGTCACCGGTTACGCGATCCGCCGGGACGGCGTGCTGGTCAGCGCCTCCACCGGCACCTCCGCCCGTATCCCCGGCCTGACCGGCGGAGCGACGTACCACTTCACCGTCACCGCCCGGGACGCGGCGGGCAACGAGTCGCGGCCCAGCACACCGGTCACCGTCACGATGCCCGCGGGCACCGACCTGGCGCAGGGCAAGACGGTCACCGTCTCGTCGTACTCCGACCCCAACACCCCTGACCTGGCGGTCGACGGTGATCTGTCGACCCGCTGGGCGCAGGGCCTGGGCCTGCCCGACCCGTCCTGGATCCAGGTCGACCTCGGCGCGCAGTACGACGTCAGCGGCGCCATCACCACCTTCGAGAAGGCGAGCGGTTACCGCTACCGCATCGAGGTCTCCCCGGACGAGGCGCACTGGACCACCCTGGACGACCACACCGCGGCCGCCACCACCGATGCGACCAACTACGCACCGGCCACCGGTGATGTCACCGGCCGCTATGTGCGGCTGACGGTCACCGGCTCCAGCTTCAACGGCGGCAGCGTCTACGAACTCCAGGTCTACGGAACCGCGTTGCCGCCGAGCACCGACCACCAGGCGCCGACCGCGCCCGGCCGGCCCACCGTCACCCCGGTACTGCCCAGCGTCGCCGACCTCAGCTGGCCGGCCGCGACCGACGACACCGGCGTCACCAGCTACGCGGTCTACCAGGACGGCAAGCGGATCGCCGTCACCGGCGCCACCACCCTGCGGGTCGGCGCACTGACCCCGCAGCAGGACTACGGCTTCACGGTCGTCGCCCGCGACGCGGCACTCAACGCCTCCCCGGCTTCCCCCGGAGCCACCGTCACCATGCCCGCCGACCACGACCTGGCACAGGGCAAGACGGTCACCGCGTCGTCGTACTCCGACCCCAACACCCCCGGCCTGGCGGTCGACGGTGATCTGTCGACCCGCTGGGCGCAGGGCCTGGGCCTGCCCGACCCGTCCTGGATCCAGGTCGACCTCGGGGCGGTGACCCAGGTCTCCAGCGTGGTCACCACCTTCGAGAAGCCCAGCGGCTACAAGTACCTGCTGGAGTACTCCACCGACGGCGCCGACTGGTCGACGCTCGACGACCACACCGCGGACTCCACCTCCGCCGCGGCGAACTACTCCTTCCCCGCCGCCCCGGTCGCCGCCCGCTACCTGCGGCTGACCGTCACCGGCTCCAGCTTCAACGGCGGCAGCGTCTGCGAACTCCAGGCGTACGGGGGCTTCTGACCCCGTCGCCGGCAGCCGCGCCCGCCGGCCCGACCACCACAGCAGCAGCTCACAGAGGCAGAAAGCACGGATGAAGATCACTCATGTCGAAGTCCACCGGATCGACGTTCCCGCGGCCGATCCGCCCTTCCGCTGGCGGGAGGGACTGAGCGGCAGCGCTCCGGTGGGTGACGGCGCGGTCCTGCGGATCGGCACCGACGAGGGCGCCGAGGGGGTGGCGCTGTTCGCCCGGCCGGGAGCGGCCGCCACCTTGCAGGACCTGGTGGACCGGGTCTTCCGCGACGAACTCGTCGGCCAGGACCCGCTGCGCCGCGAATGGCTCTGGCACCGGGTGTGGGAGCTCGACCGCATCCACGAACTCCCGCTCCCCACCCTCGGCCTCATCGACACCGCCCTGTGGGACCTGGCCGGACGGATCGACGGCCGCCCGGTCTGGCAGCTGCTCGGCGGCTTCCGCGACGCCATCCCCGCCTACGCCTCCACCTCCACCTTCGCCACGACCGAGGAGTTCCTCGACGTCGCGGACCAGTGCCTCGAACTCGGCTACCGCGGCATCAAACTGCACGCCTGGGGCGATGCCCGCCGGGACGCGGCGCTCTGCCTGGCCCTGCGCGAGCACGTCGGCCCCGACGTACCGCTGATGTACGACGGCTCGGCCGGCTTCGACCTGCCCGACGCGATCCGCCTGGGCAAGGCCCTCGCCGAGGCGGACTACCTCTGGTACGAGGAGCCGATCCGCGAGTTCAGCATCAGCGCGTACCGGACCCTGGCCGCGTCCGTCACCGTGCCGCTGCTGGTCGCCGAGACCTCCGACGGCGTCCACATGAACTCCGCCGACTTCATCCGGGCCGGCGCCGCCACCTTCGGGGTACGGGCAGGCACCACCCTGCGCGGCGGCATCACCGGGGCCATGCGCACCGCCCACCTGGCCGACGCCTTCCGGCTGCGCGCCGAGGTGCACGGCTCCGACATCCCCAACCACCACCTGTGCATGGCGATCTCCAACACCACGTACTACGAGTCCCTCGTCACCGCGACGAGGGTGGTGCGCGAGCGCCATGTGGACAGCCGCGGGCTCGTCCACGCGCCCACCGGCCCCGGTATCGCCCTTCCGCTCGACTACGGCTACGGACCCGAACTCCAGCGCTTCGTCGAGCAGCCCAGCTGAACCGCCGAACACGAACAGATGTGAACCGACGTGAACAGAAAGGCAAGACGATGAGGTCTTCCGGATCTCCGAGAACCGGCCTGCGCCGCACCGCCGTACGGGCCGGCGCCGCGCTGCTGGCCATGGTGACCGCCACCGTGCTGGCCGGCTGTGCCAGCGCCGACACCGCGCCGAAGTCGGACACGGCCGGGCAGTCGGCGTTCAAGCCGGCCCCCCAGAAGGACGGTTCCCAGATCACCGTCTGGGCGGACTCCACCCGCCTGCCGGCGGTGCAGGCGTACCAGAAGTCCCACCCCGGCGTGAAGATGAAGATCGTCACCTACGACGGCGGCGCGGACGGCTCCACCTACCTGCAGACGAAGGTCCAGCTCTTCGACCGGACCGGCAGCGGGTGGCCCGATGTCGTCTTCGGCACCCCGACCGACGTCACCTGGGCCTCGGCCCCCACCAAGCCGGGTGCGACCCCGTTCGCGGCGCCCCTGGACCAGAAGCTGGTGCCGCAGAGCACGCTGGACGGTTTCGCCAAGGGCTCGCTGACCCCCTGCCAGTTCAACGGCCACACCTACTGCCTGCGCAACGACATCGCCCAGGTCGTGCTCTGGTACAACAAGAAGCTGATGGACCAGTGGGGATACCAGGTCCCCACCACCTGGGCGCAGTACGAGGCGCTCGGCGAGCAGGTCGCCAAGGAGCACCCCGGGTACCTGGTCGGCTCGGTCGGCGACACCAACTCCCAGGAGTCGTACCTGTGGTCCAGCCAGTGCCCGGCGTTCAGCCTGGTCAAGGCGGACACCCTGCGGGTGGCGCTGCAGGACCCGAAGTGCACCCGGATGGCGACGCTGCTCGACAAGCTGATAGCCGCCAAGGCCGTCACCACACAGGGCTTCTTCAGCCAGGGCTTCGCCAAGAGCGGCGGCTCGAAGGTCCTGATGGCCTACGGTCCCTCGTGGTACGGCCAGTACCTGTTCAAGGCCGCCTTCAACACCCCCGCCAAGCAGATGGCCGCTGCGCCGCCGCTGACCTGGCCCGGTGAGACCACCGCCTCGACCGGCAACGTCGGCGGCGGCGTGTGGATGGTCTCGGCGCACAGCGCCAACCTCAAGGCGTCCACCGACCTGGCCGCCTGGCTCACCACCTCCAACGACAACCAGGCGTCGGCGCCCACCTACCCCGCCTACACCGCGGCGGCCACCGCGTGGCTGGCCAACCCGGCCAACCGCGACTACTTCGCCACCGACGTCAGCGGCCCGTTCCAGCAGGCGGCCGGCGAGGTGTGGACCGGCTGGTCGAACACCAAGTTCTCCGACGCGACCGCCTGGTCCAGCGTCGTCCTGCCGGCGCTGACCGCGGGCAAGACCCTCACCGAGACGCTGCCCGCCTGGCAGAGCGCGATCAGCGACGAGGCCAAGGCCGACGGATACCAGGTGACCAACCAATGACGCTGCCGGCCACCCGGCGCGTCACCGTCTCCACCCCCCGCCGCGGCACCTCGCCGCGGCGGCGGGCGGGCGGGGCCGCGGGCTACTTCTTCATCGCCGGATACACGCTCCTGCTGCTCGCCTTCGGCGTCTTTCCCACCTGCTACGCCTTCTATCTGGCTTTCACCAACGACGCGGGCCAGTTCACCGGGCTCAACCAGTTCACCAAGGTGGCGCGGGACTACCGCTTCGTGCCCGCCTTCAGCCATGTGCTGGTCTACCTGGTGATGTGGCTCGTCGTCCTGGTGGTCCTCACCGTGCTGACCGCCGTCGTGCTGCGCGGCCGGGTCCGCCCCGGCCTGTCGGCGCTGCTGCGGTTCCTCTACTACATCCCCGGCGCACTGGCCGGCGTCGCCAGCGTCCTGGTGTGGCTCTTCATGCTCGACCCCGACGTCAGTCCGGTCTCCTGGCTGCTGAAGTCGTTCGGCCTGGACAGCTTCGCCGCGGTGCTCGCACCCGGCAATCTGCCGGTGATCTTCGTACTGATCGCCTTCTGGACCGGCGCCGGCGGGTGGATGGTCGTGATGTACGGGGCGCTGAACAACATCCCCGACGAGGTGCTGGAAGCCGCCCGGATGGACGGCGCCGGGCCCTGGCGGACCGCCTGGTACATCCAGATCCCGATGATCAAGCAGTGGATCGCCTATATGACGATCCTCGCCTTCGCGGCCGGCACCCAGTTGTTCGTCGAGCCGCAACTCCTGCAGACCGCCAGCCTCGGCCGGGTCAGCCCCGCCTGGTCGCCCAACCAGCTCGCGTACGTCTACGCCTTCCAGCAGGGCGACTTCAACGGCGCCGCCGCGATCTCGGTCTTCCTGCTGGCCCTCGGTCTGCTCTGCGCCGGGCTGCTGGTGGCCCGCTCGGACATGTTCACGTTGGATGAGAAATGACCCAGACCACCCTGCCCCTGAGCGCGCCGGGCCGGCGCGCCACGCCGTCGCGTGCCGTCTCGGTCGCGGTCGTCGCCGTCCTGCTGGCCGCGCTGCTGGTGTTCTTCGTGCTGCCGGTGATCTGGCTGCTGCTGGCGCCGTCGAAGACCGCCGGCCAGATCGTGCACGACAACCCGCTCTCCTTCGGCTCCTTCCAGCAGATCGGCGCGGCCTGGCGGCACCTGTTCGCCTTCCAGGACGGCGCGGTGCTGATCTGGCTGCGGAACTCCGCGGTCTACTCGGTCGGTTCGCTGGTGCTGACGCTGCTCACCAGCCTGCCGGCCGGTTACGCCCTGGCCCTGACCCGGTTCCGCGGGCGCAAGACGCTGCTGGTCATCACGCTGGTGACGATGATCATGCCGTCGGCGACGCTGGTGCTGCCGATCTTCCTGGAGCTCAACCGGTTCCACCTCATCGGCACCGTCTGGTCGGTGATCCTGCCGTTCTCGTTCTACCCGTTCGGCGTGTACCTGGTGTACATCTACTTCGCCACGAGCCTGCCGCGCGACCTGCTGTCGGCGGCCAGGATCGACGGCTGCAGCGAGTGGCAGCTCTTCACCCGGATCGCCCTGCCGCTGGCGAAGCCGGTCGTCGGGCTGGTGGCGTTCTTCAGTTTCGTCGGCAACTGGAACAACTTCTTCCTGCCGTACCTGGTCCTCCCCAACAGCGACGAGTTCCCGATCCAGGTCGGCCTGAACCAACTGCTCAGCTCCACCCCGTCGTTCAACCCGGTGGCAGGAGCCGGTCTGAACATCACCATCCCCGAACTCTCGCTGGCGATCATCGTCGCCATCCTGCCGGTCCTGGTCCTCTTCCTCTTCTCGCAGCGCACCCTGGTCTCCGGCATGCTGGCCGGCGCGACGAAGGAGTGAAGGCGGACGGCCCGGCGGGGCGGGAGCGCCGGAGCCCTACGCGCCGCGGCTGACCAGGCGGTGCGGGTGCGCGGGATACACGCCGAGGTTGCGTACCTCGGAGGAGAAGAAGGCGAGCTCCTCCAGCGCCAGCGCCACCCGCGGTTCTTCGGCGTGGCCGTCGATCTCGATGTAGAACCGGCTGGCGTGGAGCCCGGCGCCCATCTGGTAGCTCTCGATCTTGGTGATGTTGACGGCGTTGCTGGAGAAGCCGCCCAGCGCCTTGTACAGCGCGCTGGGGATGTTGCGGACGGTGAAGAACAAGCTGGTGACCATCGGGCCGTCGCCGACACCGGGGTGCACGGCCTGCCGGGAGAGCACGATGAAGCGGGTGGTGTTGTCGTGTTCGTCCTCGACCCCGTCCAGCAGGATGTCGAGACCGTACTGCGCCGCCGCGGCGGGGGGTGCCAGTGCGCCGTGGCGGGCGTCGCCCAGCTCGGCTACCTCCCGGGCGGCGCCCGCCGTGTCGTCGCTCACCAGGGTGCGCCAGCCGCCGTCGCGCAGGACCTTCCGGCACTGGCCCAGGGCGTGCACATGGCTGCGGACGGTTTCGAGCTGTGCCGGCGAGGTGCCGCTCGGTGCCATCAGCGCGAAACGGATCGGCAGGAAGTACTCGGCCACGATGGACAGGCCCGACTCGGGCAGCAGGTGGTGCACGTCGGCCACCCGGCCGGCCGCCGAGTTGTCCACCGGGATCACCGCCACGTCGGCCACCCCTTGGGTGACCGCGTCCATGGCCTGCTCGAAGGTGCGGCAGGGCAGCCGCGTGCCGCCCGGGTAGAGGGCTTCCGCCGCGATGGCCGAATTCGAGCCGGGCTCGCCCTGATAGGCGGTGACGGTGGTCATGTCCACGAGATTCCTTGCGTGTGCGGCGCCGACGGCGGTCCGGCGGACCGGCTCCGCGGGACCGGCGCCGCGGGTCGGCGACGCGGCTCCGCGGCAAGCCACTGACATCGTATGACGCGGCGCCGCTGTCCCCCGAATCGGGCCCGCGAGGCGGCAGCGGGCGTTCGGCTTTCACCCGCGTGTGCAACTGTTGCCGGCGACGGCAAACCGCTGGTGCACGTCTGGAGTCGCTGTCACGCCTTTCGGGCTCCTGGCTCTGGCCATCGCCCACCGGGGAGGATGAGCACATGCCCTTCGACATCGCACAGGTCCGCAGCGAATTCCCCGCCCTCGCCGAAGGGGTGGCCCACTTCGACGGACCTGGCGGTTCGCAGGTGCCGCGTGCGGTCGGGCAGGCCGTCGCCGAGACGCTGTGCAGCGGCATCGCCAACCGCGGGGCGGTCACCGCCGCCGAGCGGCGGGCGGAAGCCGTGGTCACCGGCGCCCGCGCGGCCGTCGCCGACCTGCTGGGCTGCCGGCCCGCAGGCGTGGTGTTCGCCCGGTCGATGACCCAGGCGACGTACGACATGGCCCGGGCGCTCGCCAAGGGATGGAGCGGCGGGGACGAGGTGGTGGTGACCCGGCTGGACCACGACGCCAACATCCGCCCCTGGGTGGCCGCGGCGGAAGCGGCCGGCGCGACCGTGCGATGGGCCGACTTCGACCCCGGCACCGGCCGCCTCACGGTGGACGACGTGGCCGCCGTACTCTCCCCCCGGACCCGCCTGGTGGCGGTGACCGCCGCGTCGAATCTGCTCGGGACCCGCCCGGACATCCCGGCCGTCGCGGCGGCGGCCCACGCGGTGGGGGCCCTGGTCTACGTGGACGGGGTCCATCTGACGCCGCACGCGCCGGTCTCGATGGCGGACCTGGGCGCGGACTTCTACGCGTGCTCGCCGTACAAGTTCTTCGGCCCCCACCACGGAGTGCTGGCCGCCGCCCCCGAACTGCTGGAAACGGTCCACCCCGACAAGCTGCAGCCGTCCACCGATGCCGTCCCCGAGCGCTTCGAACTCGGCACGCTGCCCTATGAGTTGCTGGCCGGAACCACGGCCGCCGTCGACTTCGCCGCGGCGCTCGGCGGGAGCCGCGACGGCTCCCGCCGCACCCGCCTGCTGGACTCGATGCGGCAGGTCGAGACGTACGAGGCGGAACTCTTCGCACGGCTCCTCGATGGCCTCGCGGCGATCGGCGCGGTGACCCTCCACGGCTCGCCCGGGGACCGCACCCCCACCGCGCTCTTCTCCGTGGCCGGCCGCTCGCCCCAGGAGGTGTACGAGCACCTCGCGGCCCTCGGTGTGAACGCCCCGGCCGGCAGCTTCTACGCGATCGAGCCGGCCCGCCGCATCGGCCTCGGCGCCGCCGGCGCGGTCCGCGCCGGCATCTCCCCGTACAACACCACCGACGACGTCGACCGGCTGCTGGCCGGAGTCGCCTCCGCCGCCCGCTGACCGGCCCCGGGCGATCCGCCGGCCCCCTGACGACGCCGGCCGGTCAGTCGCTGAAGGCCCAGCCGGTCCAGTGGTGAACCTCGATGGTGACGAGCGGGCCCTGCGGAGGTGCCTCGGCGTACTGGGGGTATTTGCGGCGGAGTCCGGCCACCGCGCGCTCGTCCGGCGCGCTGTGGACGCGCGCGCGGCCGTCGGCGCGGGTCCACCACAGGGTGGACCAGTCGGCGGCGTAGTGGTCGGCGAGGACCGCCACCGCGGGGTTCTGCGTGATGTTCCGCAGCCGCCGCAGATCGGTCGAGCGCTTGGGTTTGTGGTCGACGGCGAACCAGATCGTGTCGCCGTCCACCGCGAAGGTGATGGGCACGATGTGCGGCACTCCGGCCGCGTCGGCGGTCGCCAGCCGGGCGACGGGGGAGCCGGCGAAGCGCCGGCGGACCTCGGCCACGGAGAGGTTCATACCGCGAACGTACCCACCCGGGCGGGCCCGGACGGCACGCGACGCCCGGTCGCAGGCCCGGAAGACAGCCGGCATCACGACCGATCGCAAAACGTGATCGATCCCGATCAGGAATCGGCGTTGGACGGCGGCGCCCCGGTCCTGCATGCTCATGGACATGATGACCCACGTGCTCGCGAGGAGGTCCGGACCCGCTCCGGTCCGCGATGCCGTGTGCGGTCCGGTCGGCGCCAAGGCCGCGCCGCGACTGACCCAGCGCCGGGTGATCGACTTCGGCACCGCCACGTCCGCGCGCTGTCGTCGCGGCTGACGTTCCCTTCGGTACGGATCACGCCGCCGGGCGCTTCCCGCGCGGCATGAAGGTCCGCGCCCTCCCCCTGCCCTGACCGGCACCTCTGCCGGCCCGTCAGCCACGGGCCGCGCCCCCCTGCCGCACCGCTCCCCGCCGGGCGGCCGTTTCTGTCGCGAGGACCCCTTCATGACTTCCGTCAGCACAGTTCCCGCCGTCGTCGCCTGGGACAATCCACCTCATCTCGCCCCGCGTGGCACCGTCGTGCTGCTGCCCGGGCGGGGCGAGGACCCGCGGCTGTACGAACGCTTC
Protein-coding regions in this window:
- a CDS encoding carbohydrate ABC transporter permease, with protein sequence MTQTTLPLSAPGRRATPSRAVSVAVVAVLLAALLVFFVLPVIWLLLAPSKTAGQIVHDNPLSFGSFQQIGAAWRHLFAFQDGAVLIWLRNSAVYSVGSLVLTLLTSLPAGYALALTRFRGRKTLLVITLVTMIMPSATLVLPIFLELNRFHLIGTVWSVILPFSFYPFGVYLVYIYFATSLPRDLLSAARIDGCSEWQLFTRIALPLAKPVVGLVAFFSFVGNWNNFFLPYLVLPNSDEFPIQVGLNQLLSSTPSFNPVAGAGLNITIPELSLAIIVAILPVLVLFLFSQRTLVSGMLAGATKE
- a CDS encoding enolase C-terminal domain-like protein, coding for MKITHVEVHRIDVPAADPPFRWREGLSGSAPVGDGAVLRIGTDEGAEGVALFARPGAAATLQDLVDRVFRDELVGQDPLRREWLWHRVWELDRIHELPLPTLGLIDTALWDLAGRIDGRPVWQLLGGFRDAIPAYASTSTFATTEEFLDVADQCLELGYRGIKLHAWGDARRDAALCLALREHVGPDVPLMYDGSAGFDLPDAIRLGKALAEADYLWYEEPIREFSISAYRTLAASVTVPLLVAETSDGVHMNSADFIRAGAATFGVRAGTTLRGGITGAMRTAHLADAFRLRAEVHGSDIPNHHLCMAISNTTYYESLVTATRVVRERHVDSRGLVHAPTGPGIALPLDYGYGPELQRFVEQPS
- a CDS encoding TIGR03668 family PPOX class F420-dependent oxidoreductase, which codes for MNLSVAEVRRRFAGSPVARLATADAAGVPHIVPITFAVDGDTIWFAVDHKPKRSTDLRRLRNITQNPAVAVLADHYAADWSTLWWTRADGRARVHSAPDERAVAGLRRKYPQYAEAPPQGPLVTIEVHHWTGWAFSD
- a CDS encoding cysteine desulfurase-like protein yields the protein MPFDIAQVRSEFPALAEGVAHFDGPGGSQVPRAVGQAVAETLCSGIANRGAVTAAERRAEAVVTGARAAVADLLGCRPAGVVFARSMTQATYDMARALAKGWSGGDEVVVTRLDHDANIRPWVAAAEAAGATVRWADFDPGTGRLTVDDVAAVLSPRTRLVAVTAASNLLGTRPDIPAVAAAAHAVGALVYVDGVHLTPHAPVSMADLGADFYACSPYKFFGPHHGVLAAAPELLETVHPDKLQPSTDAVPERFELGTLPYELLAGTTAAVDFAAALGGSRDGSRRTRLLDSMRQVETYEAELFARLLDGLAAIGAVTLHGSPGDRTPTALFSVAGRSPQEVYEHLAALGVNAPAGSFYAIEPARRIGLGAAGAVRAGISPYNTTDDVDRLLAGVASAAR
- a CDS encoding ABC transporter substrate-binding protein yields the protein MRSSGSPRTGLRRTAVRAGAALLAMVTATVLAGCASADTAPKSDTAGQSAFKPAPQKDGSQITVWADSTRLPAVQAYQKSHPGVKMKIVTYDGGADGSTYLQTKVQLFDRTGSGWPDVVFGTPTDVTWASAPTKPGATPFAAPLDQKLVPQSTLDGFAKGSLTPCQFNGHTYCLRNDIAQVVLWYNKKLMDQWGYQVPTTWAQYEALGEQVAKEHPGYLVGSVGDTNSQESYLWSSQCPAFSLVKADTLRVALQDPKCTRMATLLDKLIAAKAVTTQGFFSQGFAKSGGSKVLMAYGPSWYGQYLFKAAFNTPAKQMAAAPPLTWPGETTASTGNVGGGVWMVSAHSANLKASTDLAAWLTTSNDNQASAPTYPAYTAAATAWLANPANRDYFATDVSGPFQQAAGEVWTGWSNTKFSDATAWSSVVLPALTAGKTLTETLPAWQSAISDEAKADGYQVTNQ
- a CDS encoding carbohydrate ABC transporter permease — translated: MTLPATRRVTVSTPRRGTSPRRRAGGAAGYFFIAGYTLLLLAFGVFPTCYAFYLAFTNDAGQFTGLNQFTKVARDYRFVPAFSHVLVYLVMWLVVLVVLTVLTAVVLRGRVRPGLSALLRFLYYIPGALAGVASVLVWLFMLDPDVSPVSWLLKSFGLDSFAAVLAPGNLPVIFVLIAFWTGAGGWMVVMYGALNNIPDEVLEAARMDGAGPWRTAWYIQIPMIKQWIAYMTILAFAAGTQLFVEPQLLQTASLGRVSPAWSPNQLAYVYAFQQGDFNGAAAISVFLLALGLLCAGLLVARSDMFTLDEK
- a CDS encoding prephenate dehydratase, whose product is MTTVTAYQGEPGSNSAIAAEALYPGGTRLPCRTFEQAMDAVTQGVADVAVIPVDNSAAGRVADVHHLLPESGLSIVAEYFLPIRFALMAPSGTSPAQLETVRSHVHALGQCRKVLRDGGWRTLVSDDTAGAAREVAELGDARHGALAPPAAAAQYGLDILLDGVEDEHDNTTRFIVLSRQAVHPGVGDGPMVTSLFFTVRNIPSALYKALGGFSSNAVNITKIESYQMGAGLHASRFYIEIDGHAEEPRVALALEELAFFSSEVRNLGVYPAHPHRLVSRGA